In Gammaproteobacteria bacterium, one DNA window encodes the following:
- a CDS encoding phytanoyl-CoA dioxygenase family protein has product MMTDLLDKNLSHVQPPTPAARDPEAAFGTKQPSVNLPRPTTLDLDPPGADKLGLTAQEVEQFRQTGFMIKRGLIPKKDFSPFIKLWWQQPPVVEAKMSPRDPSSWEAPGKHWPDENRWALANNWMGGGVWPSPADARPGATVGERVGRLPHKLTRDISNDVWRWHGIGHDDAFVSATSAHPRVLYMAEALLGGPVKRPRRNRGIYSIFPRDRSGPESRLGPHMDQSMTEMIVVTYLEDVGPRSGGFTIYPTSPQLLYPTSEQALNWVATDESKIAMDYIKANVQPIEFTGKAGDVLFCHGWMVHSAGIHESAKIRMAVVQDFNKVRERGHMRWTAAGKNGGARINCNMDGVFAFPTDNANDDPADGMREVTNQWHMDSNEFVLARHRPRVDMFEEWNLGRRAVKGNVVDEPGWWEKYDLPMLPDGNVPRGGGGTPALPLSEIADYEGAGLWKVESRANDWMSQ; this is encoded by the coding sequence ATGATGACCGACCTGCTCGATAAGAATCTTTCCCACGTCCAGCCGCCCACCCCAGCAGCCAGGGATCCCGAGGCGGCATTTGGCACCAAGCAACCCTCAGTGAACTTGCCGCGCCCGACAACGCTCGACCTGGATCCGCCGGGCGCCGATAAGCTGGGGCTGACAGCACAAGAGGTCGAACAATTCAGACAAACAGGTTTCATGATAAAGCGGGGGCTGATCCCGAAGAAGGACTTTTCTCCGTTCATTAAACTATGGTGGCAGCAACCTCCTGTAGTGGAGGCTAAGATGTCGCCCCGCGACCCTAGCTCGTGGGAAGCTCCCGGCAAGCATTGGCCTGATGAAAATCGCTGGGCCCTCGCCAACAATTGGATGGGTGGTGGAGTGTGGCCTTCGCCAGCGGACGCACGCCCCGGCGCGACAGTCGGCGAAAGGGTCGGTCGGCTGCCGCACAAGCTGACGAGGGACATCAGCAACGATGTGTGGCGCTGGCATGGAATAGGCCACGACGACGCGTTCGTTTCCGCGACTTCTGCGCACCCGCGTGTACTGTACATGGCTGAGGCATTGTTAGGCGGGCCGGTGAAGCGGCCACGACGCAATCGAGGGATATATTCCATCTTCCCCCGCGACCGCTCGGGGCCAGAATCCAGACTCGGACCTCACATGGACCAAAGCATGACCGAAATGATAGTTGTGACTTATTTGGAAGATGTCGGTCCACGCTCGGGTGGCTTCACGATCTATCCCACTTCACCTCAGTTGCTCTACCCCACCTCAGAGCAAGCGCTGAACTGGGTGGCAACTGACGAGTCGAAGATAGCTATGGATTACATCAAAGCCAACGTGCAGCCGATTGAGTTTACCGGCAAGGCTGGCGACGTGCTGTTCTGCCACGGCTGGATGGTTCATTCCGCTGGAATCCATGAGAGTGCAAAGATCCGTATGGCAGTCGTCCAGGATTTCAACAAGGTACGAGAGCGCGGTCACATGCGATGGACGGCTGCGGGCAAGAATGGTGGGGCGCGCATCAACTGCAATATGGATGGCGTCTTCGCCTTTCCAACCGACAATGCCAACGACGACCCAGCTGATGGGATGCGCGAGGTTACAAATCAGTGGCATATGGACTCCAACGAATTCGTACTAGCGAGACACCGCCCCCGGGTTGACATGTTCGAGGAATGGAACCTGGGGAGACGTGCTGTGAAAGGTAATGTTGTTGACGAGCCTGGGTGGTGGGAGAAGTACGATTTGCCGATGTTGCCGGATGGCAATGTGCCCCGTGGCGGTGGTGGCACTCCAGCGCTGCCTTTGTCAGAAATTGCAGACTACGAAGGTGCGGGTCTTTGGAAAGTCGAGTCGAGGGCCAATGACTGGATGTCCCAGTGA
- a CDS encoding DUF5995 family protein, translating to MAFFNGYLKDDFEKINLILSNLVDEVQSEIGELSPWLALIDKIGGRADERFADFSLKAAREAAWMAAKRIVSLAPEQKDIEIKRMDKLVAGLARLIVKAGPVTRLVIWVISCMESKNIRKIIQALR from the coding sequence TTGGCATTTTTTAACGGTTACTTAAAAGATGATTTTGAAAAAATAAATCTGATTTTATCGAACTTAGTGGATGAAGTACAGAGCGAGATTGGCGAACTCTCACCCTGGTTGGCTCTTATCGACAAAATCGGTGGCCGTGCAGATGAAAGGTTTGCCGATTTTAGCCTGAAAGCAGCTCGAGAGGCTGCCTGGATGGCTGCCAAACGAATAGTATCGCTAGCTCCTGAACAGAAAGATATAGAAATTAAACGCATGGACAAGCTGGTCGCAGGCTTGGCCAGACTTATAGTGAAGGCTGGTCCGGTAACCCGGCTGGTGATCTGGGTTATTAGCTGCATGGAGAGTAAAAATATCAGAAAGATTATACAGGCTCTGAGATAG